The DNA segment ATTTTGCATTATTTCTTCTAAGTAATCcacatttaaagaaaaatattgaacACATTTACATAATGGGAGGTGGTGTACGGTCAAAGAATCCTACAGGTTGCTGTCCAAAGAATGTCAGCTCCTCTTGCCAACCTCAGCAGTGCGGTGACATTGGCAATGTATTCACAGATTACACAAGCAATCCTTATGCTGAGTTCAATTTCTTTATGGATCCTTTTGCTGCATATCAGGTATTACAAAAATCAATAGGCCTTCTACTGCATGTTCTTTTATTTTGACATGTGTATGTTGTAGCTAAACTTAATAGTCAGCGACTTCATTATTCCATTATACTGTAGGTAATCCATTCTGGCATTCCAGTTACTCTTGTCCCATTGGATGCCACAAACACGATTCCTGTAACTGAAAAGTTTATTGAAACTTTTGAGAAGAATCAGCACACTTACGAGGCACAGTACTGTTTCAAGTCCCTGAAAATGGCTCGTGATACTTGGTTTGGTGACCAATTCAGCACGGTAAAAATTTATTAATGTTAAGCTTGGTAAATACTTAATGATATGAAAACATCAGTGAAAATGTGATTTACTGATGACAATGTTGCTAAATGCAGATTTATTTTGTGTTGCTAAATGCAGATTTATTTGTGTTGCTAAACGCAGAGTTATTTTATGTGGGACTCCTTTATGTCTGGTGTAGCTGCTTCAATCATGCAGAAACAACACAACCAGCATGGAGAAAATGAATTTGCAGATATGGAGTATATCAATATCACAGTAGTTACTTCAAACAAGCCATATGGGATTTCTGATGGATCAAATCCAACTGTTGATGGTCATAAAACTACAAAATTCAGATTAGCGAGAAATGGAGTTCATAGCGGCCATGTACAGACTAGACTTCGTGATCCATTTTGCGTACAAAAGAACAGGAGGGGCAGATGCCAGGTGATGAATTGTTTCAGGTCATATCCGGATTATGGTTTTTAGTTATTGTCTCCTGTAAAGATGACATTTTGTTGTAACTTGCAAAAGCATGATTTAACTCCTTATTGGACCAGAGTATTTTAAGTCTGTCATGGTATAGAAATTCAAAGTTTCTTGCCTTACCATAGAATTATGGCTCTTTTATGTTTTCAATCACCTAAGATGAGTTTGGAGATAGTCTGATATAtgattttctccttttcctttctgaTTTTCTATTAACTACTCTATGCTTAACTTTTGTACTGTTGTGTATTCTAAGTTGGTGCTGTTTATCAGGACGGTTATACAAAAGAAGTTGGTGGTCCAGGAGGAGTGCCTATTCTTGTTGCTATAAGAGCAAAACCTAATCAAAATGCTAACAGCGTATTGGACAGAGAGTTTTTTGTTAGCTTTCTGGATGTAAGTTCTAAAACTAATTTCTAAGTTTGAATTGGTTTTATTTCATATAACATCAGCTTCTATTCAAATGACTATATGAATGCAATATGAGCTTCATATGCCTTCTTATCTACTCTTTCCTCTTATTTGCCTGTGACCTTTTTGCCTTACACATTTAAAAAAAAGGGCTGACCATGTCAAGACTAATGCTATATTTGTCATGGTTGCAGGTCTTAAACCAAAGAGAAAACACCGGAAGATTTAATTTTTCTACGCAATTTCCTTATTACAGAAAAGTACTTTACAAATCAGATTTAAGGGGCAAGCATCTTGGGAAGAATGTTATGTTTGATATGGATATGAGTGCTGGAGATTTTCTAGCTCTCTTTTATCTCCTTAAGTTACCAGTACAAGAAATCAATCTCAAGGTAAAATGACCTTTTGTTTTCAATAAGATCCTCAACTGAAAATTCAGACTGGTATCAGAAcctgttaagaaaattattttccttcACCAAACACAAATTATGCTTCAGtaagtttctttctttcttttctttaatggGGGGTAAATTTGCTTCAGTTCACGCTCAACTCTTTATCCAAAAATGTATTTTCCAGTTCTGTTAAGTTTTGGAATAAATTGAATGAATTTTTGGCCTTGAGTGACATAGCAGAACTGGGCTGAGCCTAAGATAAAGGATTAAATTTTGTAAATAACTAAGTTGAGGAAGCAATGCTTGTCAATGTGCAATATCTTCTTCTGTTCAGGCTATAATTGTGAGTCCGACTGGCTGGGCGAATGCTGCAACAATTGATTCTGTGTATGATTTGCTTCATATGATGGGTCGTGATGACATTCCTGTTGGCCTCGGAGATGTGTTTGCAATGAATCAGTCTGATCCTGTTTTCTATGAAGTTGGTGACTGCAAGTACAACAAGGTTATTCCACAAGGTAGTGGTGGATTTCTCGACTCAGACACTCCTTACGGATTATCTCGTTCTTTGCCTCGAAGTCCTCGCAGGTACATTGTCTAGCTAGTGTTAAGCATTGACATATCAGGTTATTCATCTTAATACTTTACTTTCACATGTCCATTTGTGTACTGTACAATTTTTCTGATGTACCAGCTTGATCTAAATAATTTCAGATATACAGCTGAAAATTCTGTGAAATTTGGAGCTCTCAGGGACACTGATCATCCTGAACTTAGACAACCTCTAGCACTAGAAGTGTGGGAGTCAGTGGTGAAATCACTCAATCCAGGATCCAAAGTTACCTTTTTAACCAATGGTCCATTGACTAATATAGCAAAGATCATTCTTGCAGACAAGAATATGACCGAAGCTATCCAGGCAAGCATTTCCTCTACCTTTTTGGTCTTCTGAGAGAGAGTCCTTGCTGCATATCGTTTCCTAGTCCCTCGGGTAGCTTAACTCAGTTACGTCGATACTCTTTTTTATGCCCAACTGTAAGAATCTTAACATCATATAAGTACCATTTAGCTCACATATCTCTCGTACACTATGGCCAAACACTAGATTACTGTTCCATCGCTGACAAGAGAGCATGGTTTGAATTTACTTATTGAGATATCTAGAGTAGACATTCCTTAATTAGAAAGCACTTTCTTTTGAATAATGATGCAGGATATACTAATTGTTGGGGGACACATCAATTATGACAACACAGAGAAGGGAAACGTGATCAATGTTCCTTCTAATAGATTCGCAGAACTGAATATGTTTCTTGACCCTCTGGCTGCACAGACAGTTTTGAGTTCGGAACTAAATATCACTCTCATTCCACTTGGCATACAGCGGACCATCAGTGTATTTCCTGAAATTCTTGAAAGACTTTACCAGACTAAAAGGACACCTGAAGCAATCTTTGCAAGGCGTTTGCTCTCGAGGTTACACCACCTTCAAAAGACACATCCTGGATACCAGCATATGGTATATAATCTCATCTCAATTTATCCTAAACATTTTCCTCGTTACACTGAATGAATTTCTAGCTTTTAGAAATGTTACTGTATTTAGCGCGCAATGTACAGAATCATGTGTTTTAAATCCTGTTACTTATTGCTTTGTAATTTAACAGAATACATTTCTTGGAGAAATCCTTGGAGCAGTAGTTTTGGCTGGTGATTATTCTGTATTAAAATCAACATATGGTGTCAAGAACATAAAAGTCACTGCCTGGGGGTATGAATCTGAAGATGGACAGATAGTTATAGACGAAAAGAAAGGCAAATCAGTGAAAGTATTGGAGAATCTGGATCCATTAGCTTATTACAATGCTTTTGCAAATCGACTAGGTGATGAGAAACAGTCTGCAGCAGTTGGAAGCTTTGATGAGCAGAGAAGAATTTGGAATACACCATCTAATAGAAAGAAAACTTCCCCTTAGTTGCTCTTCCACTGCTTTTTCTTCctgaaaattttctttcttttttttggttttatgTGTTTTTAGGTAATTTGTTCACATCTCTGACTCTTGAGAACAATTGACTTACTCATTCTCGATGCTCAAGCAATAGTTAACAAAATTGTACATATAGTTACACAGTGACAGTGGTTATAAtgggaaggaaataaaggaagATTTTTTGACTCAATAGTTCATTCATTCCCATATTAAGAAGAGTTTACCTTTTCTGTTGTTTACTAGTAAGCTATCCCACATATtctaacagttaccagtcaactTTTAGCATATTGCAAATTTTATCAATATGCAGTTGAAGTTCAGATGGTTGCCTTGAACTGCAGTTTAGGTCCATATCACCCCAACATTAAATAATTGACATGATTAAATATGGTGTTTCCTTCATTTTCTTGTTTAGTTTACAATCATACAAGCAGTTATCAGCCTATCCTACAAACCTGTCATGTGACACagctaagattttttttttggggaTACTTTTTTCAAGTGTGGAGAACGTGATTTCCAATACCTATATTTATAGTTAGGTTATGCACATTATGGTAAAGAACAGTATAAGTTACAGATGAAGTGGGAAAGGAGTAATGGCTATTATGGAAAGGCATGTAAATAGAGGTGTTAGAGTTGCAAACTCCAAATGAACGTCCACAATTAGTATTACTCatcacactagaaaattattggAAAAATTACGCGACACATCAAACATATACAGTGTATTTATCATTCGTAGCTATACTTTCAACAAATTTACCGTACTTGgctatatttgaattttgttACAAATCCATGAAACAAGAGATTAAATGTTTGAACTgaaacaagagagcaacaagctctCATAGCTCAGTtggccgaaaaaatatataaaatatataaatatatatattatgtatgttatatataaaaattatataagttTTATACATTTTCTGGCTACCAGATATAAATAATTTATGGCgggggctaaaagtgataatacccctttTCTATTGAcactttttttttagaaaatcttACTTTATACCTATTAGACCCAAACTATTTACTCTTTAATACTCAAGCCCAAAAGATTTACTTTTCCTACATATACGGCCTAAACTATTTACCCGCCGATCCCCTTCCCCTTTTCAATTTCTCTAAATAAGAGTCCACACCCCAGATGTTCCTTTCCCCTTTAAAAAAAACACGCATATATTAGTCTTTTTAGTGGATGATGAAATTCAGTACAAAACCATGCAtttacccaaatatttttagaattttctatataaattttaaaagacAAGTTTTCATATTATTTTACATGAGTTTCGCTCCAAAAATCCTCTTTCTATATTAATATATTCTTTTTtgtgtatttatttgtattttcgAAACCATGTATTGATGTGGTTATATATTAAGCTTCGCATACCAAAATATTTGTGTGTGTTTAAAGACCCACCATTATTGAGCTTGAAACTCCTaaatctaaaaaaaattattttgaagatttgaagtttaATTCGAAGTGGGTGCTGTAAAATATTGCTTATAGTACCTTCAGAAAGTTTATAGTGAAATTTGGTCGCATTTGGAGCTAGTTTGAGGTACTTGAGAACGAACTTTTCAGCTGAAATTTAAAGAACACAGTTACCCAATAGTATACCGCTATGGTATATAATTTACTATAAGAGTATACAACTATACTACAATAGTATActgtaatagtaatagtaatagtagtagtagtagtagtaataataataataataataataataataataataataataataataataataataataataataataataataataataataataataataataataataataataataataatatactttGGCTGCTATTTGTTAAATCATCTGGGTGTTATTGTGGAAAGCTAAAATCGTGGTTATAGTCCGAATTTGATTGTtgataactaaaaaaaataaaaatggtccATCAATGAAGGAGCTTTGAAGCTTTGATTTGAGAATTAAAAGCTTAATACAGTTAACCCTATAGTATACCGCTACGGTATATAATTTAATATAAGAGTATACAGCTATACTGCAacaatatactataatagtatataaTATACCGCAATAGTATACTGCAATAATATGCAACATACTATAACAATATAATGTAATAATATACAATATACTTCAACTGTTATTGTTTTATCAACTGTGTATTATTGTATAAAGCTAAACTCGTAGTTATAGTCAGTCCACCATTAAAGGAGCTTTGAAACTTTTGGTTTGGAAATTAAAGAATTAATAATTGTTTGGACTTTGAATGCATGTGGATATTATTAAAACTTGTTGCAAGTATTTGTATGGATTTGAATATGAAGTTTGAGTTCATTTAAAGTCGATTGAAGTGGATTTGGTCGAAAATTTTAAACTAAAGATCTCCTCCAACACTTAGTCTCCCATTTAAATTTTTGGTTGTTCCTATATGAAATATGGTAAGGTTTTATTTTGGTTTCTTTGAAATTGGTGCTAATTTCAACTTCTTTCAACtacaatctatatctatatattattaaaagaagaggaaagatctctctccttaagccaagtggcagcctagaaaaaagccacatggtataagtagttaataattatttattggttattatttttgaatttaaatatctataaaataataaaataaaatattttataataaaaaaaaacaaaaattaaaaaaaaactgtccattttaaaataaaaaaactgctaatttaaaatttctttattttttaataatttttgtttttctttttaaaaataaaaagcattatttattcagaaaacattattgagaataataaaataaaataaaaaataaaaaaatatatatcttctattatattataaaaagtaagtagcatacaaaaatttaaataaagtaatatgctaattaAAAGTTtctattgaataatagaataaagaaaaatatagaacaaaaaagttattcaatgactatataagtccctttaatttcATAGCGATTTTGTTATTGGGTATTTATTAAAGCGATCTAATTTGTTCAAACAAGCCCGATCacaatttaattaaattaatatattttaatattGATCGCGCATCGTGCGGGTATGACTACTTGTAAGTATCGTCTACCCGTAAAATAGTAccgttgaatttatacgtggtttctagacaagtgaactaatttgatcctgaaataatgcaataattgaagaaatatataatacttagccttgaaatacAAGCGAAACGACAGAGATGACAACTACGGGAACAAGGTCTCCGGGCACAGCAAAGATGAGATCAAAAATCAAGAAAGTTAGAttatattaagctttgtatagaatatagtATAAGTTTTGCCAAAAAAtttgtgtcctttacaatgatcactgagctcactatttatagctatgtttAGGGTAGAAGGTCCTAGGATtgtgccctcctttaatgtcaattatgagggtcattgatgaagatgtaacggtgagcataaatgtcaaattctctgTAATGGATCGTCGCtcttaatgctgtagaatattctttattaaatgctaccgggcgcagagcatttaacATATCTTTATGAACGTTATCATTTCCAGTGACAAATGAAATGACTGCATTCGGTCTTCGACCATCCCCGTCTTGGGTTCCACATGTCCTCCCTTTAGACGACCacatgtcatatcatatttcaccctatacaaatagtcccccttctttccggtgacataactttgtgttatcgggaagttggtagaagcacctttttggcgggaattactataactccctctgAAGATTCTTgacagttgattagacgcacgtatCTCCACATTTAATGTTGCGAGCACGCGTTATCTCATGATTCAGCACAtcttttgccgattatcgaggtaatcatggccatgaatttagtcgtcaaaattttacttatacgcaaCATTCTTTTCCTTTGCGTTTCATAATTTCTCGAGCTTCCGATTTGCATCTTTATTTTCCATCCTTTTTCCAATTCTCTTCAAACACAAAACCTTTTCCTTCTTCCTTTTAAATGGCTTCTTTCTCCAAGTGTGTtggttcttcaaagaacaagaacaaagccTAGGACTTTGCTCCTCCAACggtggattccatcatcccaagaaaaATCAGTATCACAAAGGACCTTGAAGAGAAATACCCTACTtctaaccctcgtacatgggctgtTAGCAGGTACCCTTCTTTCATTCGTGCTTCTAGTATTCCTTCTATGAAAGAAGACTGTCGCTGCCATGAGTTGGATATCATTGCTTctgatctatcggagcgagtgatccttcccaaggaaggttttatATACTTTTACATGTATCCCTGTACTTTGGGTGCAttttctttgagcggagagcttgatTTCATGATTGCGGGATTTTGCCTTCGctaccaagtgtgtttggcataggtaagtccttcagtgtggaggacGGTCGCTTGTCTTCGACGCTTGTGATAGGAGACTAGAGaagagctaaccttagctcatatgatgagtctctattctcccaaaatcttccgcGGGGAATGATAAATCTCTGCAAGCGTGGCCACCATACTTTGTTGTCCAGCATGGATaatgacaacgaccgtgggtggatgaAACGGTTCATTGTAGTCGCCACCAACGACATCATTCCGACAATGGCTTCATCGTTTACGGTTGCTTTGAACCGCACTAGTAAGCTCTTTGTTTAGTATTTCTTTTTACTAGATATTCATTTATGGTCATATCAACTCTTCACCCTTCGCATGTTTAAGCAACTCGATGGATCCTACCGGTGGTGGAAGGTTTGGACCGGTGGGTTCAGAAGATCTTGGACGTCGCGATGCCCGAAACTCGTTTGTGGAAAGAACTgtcccttaaatacgggtggaaggccaaaaatcatgataATTTTTATTTACCTTGCTTCCATTTTTTTGTATATGgagaacttggttgaacccttatgacttgtttatgaaattaggtctacctgtGGGCTTTGTTGCTCTCCCCAAGGAGGATGTTTTGGTTGATCCTGCTGATAcagcgaggctgcttcaggaaatacttactcgaacaggtatctCCGGGCCTGTTTCAGGCGCAAACACTTCTTTACGGAGTCCCCGGCCAGAGGATAAGCAACCAAAGAGGGCGTTCCACCGCAGCTGGGAAAAAGAATAATAGGTCAAAGACtgatgcccccgagtcatctccggtTGCGATGATGACTGGTCCTCCTTCCGGGCTGGTCATAGACACCGTGATGATTGATGATtatgaagaagctagtgatgagggagcttctttaCATAGAATACGACGATTCTCATCATCTCAACATGATGCTTGACCTGTTGAGATAGTTACACCAACTGAAGACGATGTCtcggcactttggggagaatCTGATTTGGTAGAAAATACCAACTTCCATTTTTGGGCCCCAATCGTTGTAGCTAGTATTGCGGGGCTGAGTATCGGGTCCTtgccgtctttggttggcgagcatccaacAGCCAGCACTACATGTGATACAGCTGCTTCTCACTCTTTAACTCCATCAGCTTTATCTCCACCTTCTtcaacaccagcaactgctatatcactttcatcttcatccactcttccaccaACAGTTGCTACATCACCTCCATCGGGCGAATCTGATCATaaagaaggtgttcctcttccacagtccccagttcatgggaatttggggcaaaattatgctgcccctttTGAAGATCCACAAAGAAGGAGGAacgttactctttcggtctctacaggatgcaacttgctatcccGGCCGGTGGATCTTGCTAATTATCTTAAGCCTTTGGCTTCACAAAGATTTGGAAAAGATTCAT comes from the Nicotiana tabacum cultivar K326 chromosome 14, ASM71507v2, whole genome shotgun sequence genome and includes:
- the LOC107826221 gene encoding nucleoside hydrolase 3-like, giving the protein MIEKEEVVFLREIVVMIMMVLMLLANLYGGVEGIHHPHRILVDTDMDTDDFFSLIYLLKLNRSEMDLKAITISTNAWSDAGHAVNQVYDILYMMGRDDIAVGVGGEGGILPNGTILPNVGGYLPMIDQGDGTAGYCRYRQAIPVGPGGRLDIDSNFGFRKSFLPQGKRQYSPLRQPTAQQVMINTISSGPTVVFLIASHTNFALFLLSNPHLKKNIEHIYIMGGGVRSKNPTGCCPKNVSSSCQPQQCGDIGNVFTDYTSNPYAEFNFFMDPFAAYQVIHSGIPVTLVPLDATNTIPVTEKFIETFEKNQHTYEAQYCFKSLKMARDTWFGDQFSTSYFMWDSFMSGVAASIMQKQHNQHGENEFADMEYINITVVTSNKPYGISDGSNPTVDGHKTTKFRLARNGVHSGHVQTRLRDPFCVQKNRRGRCQDGYTKEVGGPGGVPILVAIRAKPNQNANSVLDREFFVSFLDVLNQRENTGRFNFSTQFPYYRKVLYKSDLRGKHLGKNVMFDMDMSAGDFLALFYLLKLPVQEINLKAIIVSPTGWANAATIDSVYDLLHMMGRDDIPVGLGDVFAMNQSDPVFYEVGDCKYNKVIPQGSGGFLDSDTPYGLSRSLPRSPRRYTAENSVKFGALRDTDHPELRQPLALEVWESVVKSLNPGSKVTFLTNGPLTNIAKIILADKNMTEAIQDILIVGGHINYDNTEKGNVINVPSNRFAELNMFLDPLAAQTVLSSELNITLIPLGIQRTISVFPEILERLYQTKRTPEAIFARRLLSRLHHLQKTHPGYQHMNTFLGEILGAVVLAGDYSVLKSTYGVKNIKVTAWGYESEDGQIVIDEKKGKSVKVLENLDPLAYYNAFANRLGDEKQSAAVGSFDEQRRIWNTPSNRKKTSP